Proteins from a genomic interval of Aquabacterium sp. J223:
- a CDS encoding ABC transporter ATP-binding protein/permease, protein MTVARPYWLGDRKGRAWTLLAGLVLLMLADTQLAVLLNDRTGEMMSALAGQDRDRFWAAVQSALLVLGIAVPVYACYYFLRDAFSNQWRRWLTGRFLDGYLGQRRYYELNQGQEIDNPDQRISEDINTFTGRSTHFLLIFVGAAMQLVAFSAVLWAISKPLVAFLAVYSIVGTVIALAVFGAPLIRLNFWQLQREADFRFGLMRLRENAESIAFYRGESQERAHLEGRFDKVYTNYNRLIRRQWWLNLFQRGFNQLTLVVPSVILADAVLSGEMEVGRAVQAGGAFAAVQLAVAVIVENFESLSRFVAGIDRLHGLWQRVGTAAGPDGAEDGRERITRRAGECLALQGLTLYTPQAERLLVRELDLALQPGEGLLITGASGCGKSSLLRCIAGLWREGRGRVQHPPHDRVLFLPQRPYLQHGSLRSQLLYPGTETELSDERLGEILDEVKLGGLAERVGGLDAERDWGSLLSVGEQQRLAFARVLVRRPQVAILDEATSALDAANEAALYQRLRDADITLVSIAHRPAVLRYHAKVLELTGDGGWAVHPAQGYRFEDGPGAPGARPAPA, encoded by the coding sequence ATGACGGTGGCACGGCCCTACTGGTTGGGCGACCGCAAGGGCCGGGCATGGACGCTGCTCGCCGGCCTGGTGCTGCTGATGCTGGCCGACACGCAGCTGGCGGTGCTGCTCAACGACCGCACCGGCGAAATGATGTCGGCGCTGGCCGGTCAGGACCGCGACCGCTTCTGGGCCGCGGTGCAGTCGGCGCTGCTGGTGCTGGGCATCGCGGTGCCGGTGTACGCCTGCTACTACTTCCTGCGCGATGCCTTCTCCAACCAGTGGCGGCGCTGGCTCACCGGGCGCTTCCTCGACGGCTACCTCGGCCAGCGCCGGTACTACGAGCTCAACCAGGGCCAGGAGATCGACAACCCCGACCAGCGCATCAGCGAGGACATCAACACCTTCACCGGCCGCTCGACGCATTTCCTGCTGATCTTCGTCGGCGCGGCGATGCAGCTGGTGGCCTTCAGCGCGGTGCTGTGGGCGATCTCCAAGCCGCTGGTCGCGTTCCTCGCGGTCTATTCCATCGTCGGCACGGTGATCGCGCTGGCGGTGTTCGGCGCGCCGCTGATCCGCCTCAACTTCTGGCAGCTGCAGCGCGAGGCGGACTTCCGCTTCGGCCTCATGCGGCTGCGCGAGAACGCCGAGTCGATCGCCTTCTACCGCGGCGAGTCGCAGGAGCGCGCGCACCTCGAGGGCCGCTTCGACAAGGTCTACACCAACTACAACCGGCTCATCCGCCGCCAGTGGTGGCTCAACCTCTTCCAGCGCGGCTTCAACCAGCTGACGCTGGTGGTGCCCAGCGTGATCCTGGCCGACGCGGTGCTGTCCGGCGAGATGGAGGTGGGCCGTGCGGTGCAGGCCGGCGGCGCCTTCGCCGCGGTGCAGCTGGCGGTGGCGGTGATCGTCGAGAACTTCGAGAGCCTGTCGCGCTTCGTCGCCGGCATCGACCGGCTGCACGGGCTGTGGCAGCGGGTCGGCACGGCGGCCGGCCCCGACGGCGCGGAGGACGGTCGCGAGCGCATCACCCGCCGCGCGGGCGAGTGCCTGGCGCTGCAGGGCCTGACCCTGTACACCCCGCAGGCCGAGCGGCTGCTGGTGCGCGAGCTGGACCTCGCGCTGCAGCCCGGCGAAGGCCTGCTCATCACCGGCGCCAGCGGCTGCGGCAAGAGCTCGCTGCTGCGCTGCATCGCCGGCCTTTGGCGCGAGGGCCGCGGCCGGGTGCAGCATCCGCCGCACGACCGGGTGCTGTTCCTGCCGCAGCGGCCCTACCTGCAGCACGGCAGCCTGCGCAGCCAGCTGCTCTACCCCGGCACCGAGACCGAGTTGAGCGACGAGCGGCTGGGCGAGATCCTCGACGAGGTCAAGCTCGGCGGCCTGGCCGAGCGGGTCGGCGGGCTGGACGCGGAGCGCGACTGGGGCTCGTTGCTGTCGGTGGGCGAGCAGCAGCGCCTGGCCTTCGCCCGCGTGCTGGTGCGCCGTCCGCAGGTGGCCATCCTCGACGAGGCCACGAGCGCGCTCGACGCCGCCAACGAGGCGGCGCTGTACCAGCGGCTGCGCGACGCGGACATCACGCTGGTCAGCATCGCCCACCGCCCGGCGGTGCTGCGCTACCACGCCAAGGTGCTGGAGTTGACCGGCGACGGCGGCTGGGCGGTGCACCCGGCGCAGGGTTACCGCTTCGAGGATGGCCCTGGCGCCCCCGGCGCCCGGCCGGCGCCGGCCTGA
- the pyrE gene encoding orotate phosphoribosyltransferase, with protein sequence MTPREPADELAQSFVRFSVEAGVLRFGEFKTKAGRLSPYFFNAGLFDDGAKLQRLAEFYARRLVASGLDFDLLFGPAYKGITLAAGVAIELARLGRNVPFAYNRKEAKDHGEGGLLVGAPVRGRVLIIDDVISAGTSVRESVAMIQAAGATPCGVAIALDRQERAAEQGVDLPHSATQYVTAQFGLPVIAIATLDSLLHFLEGERGLGEETARVAAYRQRYGV encoded by the coding sequence ATGACCCCCCGCGAGCCGGCCGACGAACTGGCGCAGTCCTTCGTGCGCTTCTCGGTCGAGGCCGGGGTGCTGCGCTTTGGCGAGTTCAAGACCAAGGCCGGGCGGCTGTCGCCGTACTTCTTCAACGCCGGGTTGTTCGACGACGGCGCCAAGCTGCAGCGGCTGGCCGAGTTCTACGCCCGGCGGCTGGTCGCCTCGGGGCTGGACTTCGACCTGCTGTTCGGCCCGGCCTACAAGGGCATCACGCTGGCGGCCGGCGTGGCCATCGAGCTGGCGCGGCTGGGCCGCAACGTGCCCTTCGCCTACAACCGAAAGGAAGCGAAGGACCATGGCGAGGGCGGCCTGCTGGTCGGCGCGCCGGTGCGCGGACGGGTGCTGATCATCGACGACGTGATTTCCGCCGGCACCTCGGTGCGCGAGTCGGTGGCGATGATCCAGGCGGCCGGCGCGACGCCCTGCGGCGTCGCCATCGCGCTGGACCGCCAGGAGCGGGCGGCGGAGCAGGGCGTCGACCTGCCCCACTCGGCCACCCAGTACGTCACCGCGCAGTTCGGCCTGCCGGTGATCGCCATCGCCACGCTGGACAGCCTGCTGCACTTCCTCGAAGGCGAACGCGGGCTGGGCGAGGAGACCGCCCGCGTGGCGGCCTACCGGCAGCGCTACGGCGTCTGA
- the gatB gene encoding Asp-tRNA(Asn)/Glu-tRNA(Gln) amidotransferase subunit GatB has translation MNAPLVRGWEVVIGLETHTQLSTASKIFSGAATAFGAAPNTQACPVDLALPGTLPVANVGAVERAIRFGLAVGAKVAPHSIFARKNYFYPDLPKGYQISQYEIPVVQGGTIEFFLDGQRRSVRLTRAHLEEDAGKSLHEGLTPRDGRPVSGIDLNRAGTPLLEIVSEPDMRSSAEAAEYARALHALVVWLDICDGNMQEGSFRCDANVSVRRPGAPFGTRREIKNLNSFRFLQQAIDYEVQWQIEQLEDGLEIQQATVLFDAATGETRAMRTKEDAHDYRYFPDPDLPPLVIAPEWVARVRASMPELPAAMAERLQAEDGLPAYDAAMVTQSRAFAATYAAARAAGAPAKPLANWLMGEVSKRLNAEGRDIADLPVAPATLAALLARIADGTVSHNGAKQVFDALWSGESDVDAVIAAKGLKQMNDTGALSAIVDRVLAANQKSVDEYRAGKDKAFNALVGQVMKASQGKANPAQVGELLKQKLAGG, from the coding sequence GTGAACGCGCCGCTCGTCCGGGGCTGGGAGGTGGTCATCGGCCTCGAAACCCACACCCAGCTGTCCACCGCCAGCAAGATCTTCAGCGGCGCGGCCACCGCCTTCGGCGCCGCGCCCAACACCCAGGCCTGCCCGGTGGACCTGGCGCTGCCCGGCACGCTGCCGGTGGCCAACGTCGGCGCGGTCGAACGCGCCATCCGCTTCGGCCTGGCGGTCGGCGCCAAGGTGGCCCCGCACTCCATCTTCGCGCGCAAGAACTACTTCTACCCCGACCTGCCCAAGGGCTACCAGATCAGCCAGTACGAGATCCCGGTGGTGCAGGGCGGCACGATCGAGTTCTTCCTCGACGGCCAGCGGCGCAGCGTGCGGCTGACCCGCGCGCACCTGGAAGAGGACGCGGGCAAGTCGCTGCACGAGGGCCTGACCCCGCGCGACGGCCGGCCGGTCTCCGGCATCGACCTCAACCGCGCCGGCACGCCGCTGCTGGAGATCGTCTCCGAGCCCGACATGCGCTCCAGCGCCGAAGCCGCCGAGTACGCCCGCGCGCTGCACGCGCTGGTGGTGTGGCTGGACATCTGCGACGGCAACATGCAGGAGGGCAGCTTCCGCTGCGACGCCAACGTCAGCGTGCGCCGGCCGGGCGCGCCCTTCGGCACCCGGCGCGAGATCAAGAACCTCAACAGCTTCCGCTTCCTGCAGCAGGCCATCGACTACGAGGTGCAGTGGCAGATCGAGCAGCTCGAGGACGGGCTGGAGATCCAGCAGGCCACGGTGCTGTTCGATGCCGCCACCGGCGAGACGCGCGCCATGCGCACCAAGGAAGACGCGCACGACTACCGCTACTTCCCCGACCCCGACCTGCCGCCGCTGGTCATCGCGCCGGAGTGGGTGGCGCGGGTGAGGGCGTCGATGCCCGAGCTGCCCGCGGCCATGGCCGAGCGGCTGCAGGCCGAAGACGGCCTGCCGGCCTACGACGCCGCGATGGTCACGCAGAGCCGCGCCTTCGCCGCGACCTATGCGGCGGCCCGCGCCGCCGGCGCGCCGGCCAAGCCGCTGGCGAACTGGCTGATGGGCGAGGTGAGCAAGCGGCTCAACGCCGAGGGCCGGGACATCGCCGACCTGCCGGTCGCCCCGGCCACGCTGGCCGCGCTGCTGGCCCGCATCGCGGACGGCACCGTGAGCCACAACGGCGCCAAGCAGGTGTTCGACGCGCTGTGGTCCGGCGAATCCGACGTCGACGCCGTCATCGCCGCCAAGGGCCTGAAGCAGATGAACGACACCGGCGCCCTGTCGGCCATCGTCGACCGGGTGCTGGCCGCGAACCAGAAGTCGGTGGACGAATACCGGGCCGGCAAGGACAAGGCCTTCAACGCCCTGGTCGGCCAGGTGATGAAGGCGAGCCAGGGCAAGGCCAACCCGGCGCAGGTCGGCGAACTGCTGAAGCAGAAGCTGGCCGGCGGCTGA
- the gatA gene encoding Asp-tRNA(Asn)/Glu-tRNA(Gln) amidotransferase subunit GatA has translation MSGADLHDRGVADLAAALDAGQVSSTELTRHLLNRIEAAKPLGAFLHVDAEAALAAAARADARRAAGERAPLLGVPLAHKDVIVTRDMPTTAGSRMLAGYRSPFDATVVARLGDGEPGGAPGAGAVSLGKLNCDEFAMGSGNENSAFGAVRNPWDTGRVPGGSSGGSAAAVAARLLPAATGTDTGGSIRQPASFCGITGIKPTYGVCSRYGLIAFASSLDQAGPLARSAEDCALLLSAMSGFDARDATSAERPPQDFVAQMKAPREGAGAAQPLKGLRIGLPREFFPAQLDAGVEAAVRGALAELERLGATLVEVSLPRTELSIPVYYLIAPAEASSNLSRYDGVRYGHRAEQPVDLMDLYKRSRSEGFGPEVKRRIMIGTYVLSHGYYDAYYLQAQKLRRMIADDFQACFAACDLIAGPVAPSVAWAIGERRDDPVASYLADIFTLPASLAGLPGMSVPAGFAVPAGGGREMPVGLQLIGNYFQEGPLLQAAHALQQATDWHLRSPEVAQ, from the coding sequence ATGAGCGGCGCCGACCTGCACGACCGCGGCGTGGCCGACCTGGCCGCCGCCCTCGACGCCGGCCAGGTGTCGAGCACGGAGCTGACGCGCCACCTCCTGAACCGCATCGAGGCGGCCAAGCCGCTGGGCGCCTTCCTCCACGTCGACGCGGAGGCCGCGCTGGCCGCCGCCGCGCGGGCCGACGCCCGCCGCGCGGCCGGCGAGCGGGCGCCGCTGCTGGGGGTGCCGCTCGCGCACAAGGACGTCATCGTCACCCGCGACATGCCGACCACCGCCGGCTCGCGCATGCTGGCCGGCTACCGCAGCCCCTTCGACGCCACGGTGGTCGCCCGCCTGGGCGACGGCGAGCCGGGCGGCGCGCCGGGGGCCGGCGCGGTGTCGCTGGGCAAGCTCAACTGCGACGAGTTCGCCATGGGCTCCGGCAACGAGAACTCGGCCTTCGGCGCGGTGCGCAACCCGTGGGACACCGGTCGGGTGCCGGGCGGTTCGTCCGGCGGCTCGGCGGCGGCGGTGGCGGCGCGGCTGCTGCCCGCGGCCACCGGCACCGACACCGGCGGCTCCATCCGCCAGCCGGCCAGCTTCTGCGGCATCACCGGCATCAAGCCGACCTACGGCGTGTGCTCGCGCTACGGCCTCATCGCCTTCGCCTCCAGCCTGGACCAGGCCGGCCCGCTGGCCCGCTCGGCCGAGGACTGCGCCCTGCTGCTGTCGGCGATGAGCGGCTTCGACGCGCGCGACGCCACCAGCGCCGAGCGGCCGCCGCAGGACTTCGTCGCCCAGATGAAGGCGCCTCGCGAGGGCGCCGGCGCGGCGCAGCCGCTGAAGGGCCTGCGCATCGGCCTGCCGCGCGAGTTCTTCCCGGCGCAGCTCGACGCGGGCGTCGAGGCCGCGGTGCGCGGCGCGCTGGCCGAGCTGGAACGGCTGGGCGCCACGCTGGTCGAGGTGAGCCTGCCGCGCACCGAGCTGTCGATCCCGGTGTACTACCTGATCGCCCCGGCCGAGGCCAGCTCCAACCTGAGCCGCTACGACGGCGTGCGCTACGGCCACCGCGCCGAGCAGCCGGTCGACCTGATGGACCTGTACAAGCGCTCGCGATCGGAGGGCTTCGGCCCCGAGGTCAAGCGCCGGATCATGATCGGCACCTACGTGCTCAGCCATGGCTACTACGACGCCTACTACCTGCAGGCGCAGAAGCTGCGGCGCATGATCGCCGACGACTTCCAGGCCTGCTTCGCGGCCTGCGACCTGATCGCCGGGCCGGTGGCGCCGTCGGTGGCCTGGGCCATCGGCGAGCGGCGCGACGACCCGGTGGCCAGCTACCTGGCCGACATCTTCACCCTGCCCGCCAGCCTGGCCGGCCTGCCCGGCATGAGCGTGCCGGCCGGCTTCGCGGTGCCCGCCGGCGGCGGGCGCGAGATGCCGGTGGGGCTGCAGCTCATCGGCAACTACTTCCAGGAAGGGCCGCTGCTGCAGGCCGCGCATGCGCTGCAGCAGGCCACCGACTGGCACCTGCGTTCGCCGGAGGTCGCCCAGTGA
- the gatC gene encoding Asp-tRNA(Asn)/Glu-tRNA(Gln) amidotransferase subunit GatC has protein sequence MALTPDDVQRIAHLARLELPPDERSALLDQLNGFFAIVNQMSAVDTRGVEPLYTPLSAVQSVALRLRDDVVTEAVDREANQRSAPAVEDGLYIVPRVIE, from the coding sequence ATGGCCCTGACCCCGGACGACGTCCAGCGCATCGCCCACCTGGCCCGGCTGGAGCTTCCGCCCGACGAACGCTCCGCCCTGCTGGACCAGCTCAACGGCTTCTTCGCCATCGTGAACCAGATGTCGGCCGTCGACACCCGCGGCGTCGAGCCGCTGTACACGCCGCTGTCGGCGGTGCAGTCGGTGGCGCTGCGGCTGCGCGACGACGTGGTGACCGAGGCCGTCGATCGCGAGGCCAACCAGCGCAGCGCGCCAGCGGTGGAGGACGGCCTCTACATCGTGCCGCGGGTGATCGAATGA
- a CDS encoding rod shape-determining protein: protein MFGSLRRYFSTDLAIDLGTANTLIYVRGKGIVLDEPSVVAIRHEGGPNGKKVIQAVGAEAKAMLGKVPGNIEAIRPMKDGVIADFVITEQMIKQFIKMVHPRSLLTPSPRIIICVPCGSTQVERRAIKDAAEAAGASAVYLIEEPMAAAIGAGLPVSEASGSMVVDIGGGTTEVGVVSLGGMVYKGSVRVGGDKFDEAIINYIRRNYGMLIGEQTAEAIKVGIGSAFPGSEVREMEVKGRNLSEGVPRAFTISSNEVLEALTDPLNQIVSAVKNALEQTPPELGADIAERGMMLTGGGGLLRDLDRLLAEETGLPVLVAEDPLTCVVRGCGMALERMERLNTIFTSE, encoded by the coding sequence ATGTTCGGATCCCTGCGTCGCTACTTCTCGACCGACCTTGCCATCGACCTGGGCACGGCGAACACGTTGATCTACGTGCGCGGCAAGGGCATCGTGCTCGACGAGCCGTCGGTGGTCGCCATCCGCCACGAGGGCGGTCCCAACGGCAAGAAGGTCATCCAGGCGGTGGGCGCCGAGGCCAAGGCGATGCTGGGCAAGGTGCCCGGCAACATCGAGGCCATCCGGCCGATGAAGGACGGCGTGATCGCCGACTTCGTCATCACCGAGCAGATGATCAAGCAGTTCATCAAGATGGTTCATCCGCGGTCGCTGCTCACGCCCAGCCCGCGCATCATCATCTGCGTGCCCTGCGGCTCGACCCAGGTCGAGCGCCGCGCCATCAAGGACGCGGCCGAGGCCGCCGGCGCCTCCGCCGTCTACCTGATCGAGGAGCCCATGGCCGCGGCCATCGGCGCCGGCCTGCCGGTGAGCGAGGCCTCCGGCTCGATGGTGGTGGACATCGGCGGCGGCACGACCGAAGTCGGCGTCGTCTCGCTCGGCGGCATGGTCTACAAGGGCAGCGTGCGCGTCGGCGGCGACAAGTTCGACGAGGCCATCATCAACTACATCCGCCGCAACTACGGCATGTTGATCGGCGAGCAGACGGCCGAGGCCATCAAGGTGGGCATCGGCTCGGCCTTCCCGGGCAGCGAAGTGCGCGAGATGGAGGTCAAGGGCCGCAACCTCTCCGAAGGTGTGCCGCGCGCCTTCACCATCTCCAGCAACGAGGTGCTGGAGGCGCTGACCGACCCGCTGAACCAGATCGTCTCCGCGGTGAAGAACGCGCTGGAGCAGACGCCGCCGGAGCTGGGCGCCGACATCGCCGAGCGCGGGATGATGCTCACCGGCGGCGGCGGCCTGCTGCGCGACCTGGACCGCCTGCTGGCCGAGGAGACCGGCCTGCCGGTGCTGGTGGCCGAGGACCCGCTGACCTGCGTGGTGCGCGGCTGCGGCATGGCGCTGGAACGCATGGAACGGCTCAACACCATCTTCACCTCCGAGTGA
- the mreC gene encoding rod shape-determining protein MreC translates to MPFGTLDRNPPPFFRQGHSALTKLVVCSALALFLMVADTRLKLMGPSRSVLATALLPLQRAMQVPLEIWRGGGDYLLGLAQARAKEDEALRRLAAQSERIARVAQLETENDRLRALLDLKPKVQVRSLAAEVLYEARDPFSRKVIIDRGQVHGVVAGAPVVNEAGVLGQVVRLYPFGAEVALLNDKDFAIPVLNTRTQARSAAYGATSATGMELRFMATNADVQAGDLLTTSGVDGIYPPGIPVAKVVSVDRQSDSGFARIALAPLATTDAVRHVLVLEPLALQLPERPDVADAPAEAPAKKPPAKPATGGRR, encoded by the coding sequence ATGCCCTTCGGCACGCTCGACCGCAACCCGCCGCCGTTCTTCCGGCAGGGCCACTCGGCGCTGACCAAGCTGGTCGTGTGCTCGGCGCTGGCGCTGTTCCTGATGGTGGCCGACACCCGGCTGAAGCTGATGGGGCCGTCGCGCTCGGTGCTGGCCACGGCGTTGCTGCCGCTGCAGCGCGCGATGCAGGTGCCGCTGGAGATCTGGCGCGGCGGCGGCGACTACCTGCTGGGCCTGGCCCAGGCCCGCGCCAAGGAGGACGAGGCGCTCCGCCGACTCGCCGCGCAGAGCGAGCGCATCGCCCGCGTCGCCCAGCTCGAGACCGAGAACGACCGCCTGCGCGCGCTGCTGGACCTGAAGCCGAAGGTGCAGGTGCGCTCGCTGGCCGCCGAGGTGCTCTACGAAGCCCGTGACCCGTTCTCCCGCAAGGTGATCATCGACCGCGGGCAGGTGCACGGCGTCGTCGCCGGCGCGCCCGTGGTCAACGAGGCCGGCGTGCTCGGCCAGGTGGTCCGCCTGTACCCGTTCGGCGCGGAGGTGGCGCTGCTCAACGACAAGGACTTCGCCATCCCGGTGCTCAACACCCGCACCCAGGCCCGCAGCGCGGCCTACGGCGCCACCTCGGCCACCGGCATGGAGCTGCGCTTCATGGCGACCAACGCCGACGTGCAGGCCGGCGACCTGCTCACCACCTCGGGCGTGGACGGCATCTACCCACCGGGCATCCCGGTGGCGAAGGTGGTGAGCGTCGACCGGCAGAGCGACTCCGGCTTCGCCCGCATCGCGCTGGCGCCGCTGGCCACCACCGACGCGGTGCGCCACGTGCTGGTGCTGGAGCCGCTGGCGCTGCAGCTGCCCGAGCGGCCCGACGTCGCCGACGCCCCGGCCGAGGCGCCGGCGAAGAAGCCACCCGCCAAGCCGGCCACGGGAGGCCGCCGATGA
- the mreD gene encoding rod shape-determining protein MreD: protein MIMPRGSDQLLLPLNPLFMWFTLLLALLVNMVPAGRVAWMPDVLALAVVFWNVHQPLRVGIGSAFVFGLLMDVHAGAVLGQHALAYALLSYFAITIHRRLLWFSVPAQALQILPLFFGAHAVSLLVRLLAGGMFPGWEIALAPLIEALLWPIASWLLLAPQRRAPDRDEHRPL, encoded by the coding sequence ATGATCATGCCGCGCGGCTCCGACCAGCTGCTGCTGCCGCTGAACCCGCTGTTCATGTGGTTCACGCTGCTGCTGGCGCTGCTCGTCAACATGGTGCCGGCCGGCCGGGTGGCCTGGATGCCCGACGTGCTGGCGCTGGCGGTGGTGTTCTGGAACGTGCACCAGCCGCTGCGGGTGGGCATCGGCTCGGCCTTCGTCTTCGGCCTGCTCATGGACGTGCACGCGGGCGCGGTGCTCGGCCAGCACGCGCTGGCGTATGCGCTGCTGTCGTACTTCGCCATCACCATCCACCGCCGGCTGCTGTGGTTCTCGGTGCCGGCGCAGGCGCTGCAGATCCTGCCGCTGTTCTTCGGCGCGCACGCGGTGTCGCTGCTGGTGCGGCTGCTGGCCGGCGGCATGTTCCCCGGCTGGGAGATCGCCCTGGCCCCGCTGATCGAGGCGCTGCTCTGGCCGATCGCCAGCTGGCTGCTGCTGGCGCCGCAGCGGCGGGCGCCGGACCGTGACGAGCATCGACCGCTATGA
- the mrdA gene encoding penicillin-binding protein 2 — protein MTELKNVEHELSRFRWRMLAAAVFVLFCFGLIAARMVVLQVLRHEELALQAENNRIAVVPIVPNRGLIVDRNGVVLANNYSAYTLEITPGKLDAGLEETIDALSRVVNIEARDRRRFKRLMEESKSFESLPLRTKLSDLEVARFTAQRFRFPGVEVKARLFRHYPFGEVGSHVLGYIGRINRKEKEALEEQPEEVQANYRGTDYIGKLGVEQRYEQELHGITGFEQVETSAGGRAVRRLNSQPPTPGNTVVLSIDIKLQALVEQMFGDRRGALVALDPRSGEVLAFVSKPTFDPNLFVDGIDAESWRTLNESPDKPLLNRALRGTYPPGSTFKPFMAIAALNSGKRAASTVIMDNLTYSFGGRTFGSPEADRPGPKDMRLAIVGSSNVYFYSLANEMGVDLIHEQLHPFGFGRKTGIDLDGEVTGDLPSTEWKRKRFRRPEHQKWYAGETISLGIGQGYNNFTMLQMATATATLASGGLRYKPRLVREVHDLITHDKRRIASDALEALPLKPEHTAVLRDAMHGVTISGTSRTVFAGAGYPSGGKTGTAQAVGLRANEKYSASRVAEHQRDHSLYVAFAPVAEPEVALAVIVENAGWGSGAAAPIARRVLDYLLLGLYPSEEDIALLREGKAGAPVGTPRKAADVPLPGQTVVPPATGPGLPAVAAAQTRGGPVALAGAVEGAVR, from the coding sequence ATGACCGAGTTGAAGAACGTCGAGCACGAGCTCAGCCGCTTCCGCTGGCGCATGCTGGCGGCGGCCGTCTTCGTGCTGTTCTGCTTCGGCCTGATCGCCGCGCGCATGGTGGTGCTGCAGGTGCTGCGCCACGAGGAGCTGGCGCTGCAGGCCGAGAACAACCGCATCGCGGTGGTGCCCATCGTGCCCAACCGCGGCCTCATCGTCGACCGCAACGGCGTGGTGCTGGCCAACAACTACTCCGCCTACACCCTGGAGATCACGCCCGGCAAGCTGGACGCCGGGCTGGAGGAGACCATCGACGCGCTGTCGCGGGTGGTCAACATTGAGGCCCGCGACCGGCGCCGCTTCAAGCGGCTGATGGAGGAGTCGAAGAGCTTCGAGTCGCTGCCGCTGCGCACCAAGCTGTCGGACCTGGAGGTGGCCCGCTTCACCGCGCAGCGCTTCCGCTTCCCGGGCGTCGAGGTCAAGGCGCGCCTTTTCCGCCACTACCCCTTCGGCGAGGTGGGCAGCCATGTGCTGGGCTACATCGGCCGCATCAACCGCAAGGAGAAGGAGGCGCTGGAGGAGCAGCCGGAGGAGGTGCAGGCCAACTACCGCGGCACCGACTACATCGGCAAGCTCGGCGTCGAGCAGCGCTACGAGCAGGAGCTGCACGGCATCACCGGATTCGAGCAGGTGGAGACCAGCGCCGGTGGCCGTGCGGTGCGGCGGCTGAACAGCCAGCCGCCGACGCCGGGCAACACCGTGGTGCTGTCGATCGACATCAAGCTGCAGGCGCTGGTCGAGCAGATGTTCGGCGACCGGCGCGGCGCGCTGGTGGCGCTGGACCCGCGCTCGGGCGAGGTGCTGGCCTTCGTCAGCAAGCCCACCTTCGACCCCAACCTCTTCGTCGACGGCATCGACGCCGAGTCCTGGCGCACGCTCAACGAATCGCCGGACAAGCCGCTGCTGAACCGGGCGCTGCGCGGCACCTACCCGCCGGGCTCGACCTTCAAGCCCTTCATGGCGATCGCGGCGCTGAACAGCGGCAAGCGCGCGGCCAGCACGGTGATCATGGACAACCTGACCTACAGCTTCGGCGGCCGCACCTTCGGCAGCCCGGAGGCCGACCGGCCGGGACCGAAGGACATGAGGTTGGCCATCGTCGGCTCCAGCAACGTCTACTTCTACAGTCTGGCCAACGAGATGGGCGTGGACCTCATCCACGAACAGCTCCACCCCTTCGGCTTCGGCCGCAAGACCGGCATCGACCTGGACGGCGAGGTCACCGGCGACCTGCCCTCCACCGAATGGAAGCGCAAGCGCTTCCGCCGGCCCGAGCACCAGAAGTGGTACGCCGGGGAGACCATCTCGCTGGGCATCGGCCAGGGCTACAACAACTTCACCATGCTGCAGATGGCCACCGCCACGGCCACGCTGGCGTCCGGCGGGCTGCGCTACAAGCCGCGGCTGGTGCGCGAGGTGCACGACCTCATCACGCACGACAAGCGGCGCATCGCCAGCGACGCGTTGGAGGCGCTGCCGCTGAAGCCCGAGCACACCGCCGTCCTCCGCGACGCGATGCACGGCGTGACCATCAGCGGCACCTCGCGCACGGTCTTCGCCGGCGCCGGGTACCCCAGCGGCGGCAAGACCGGCACCGCCCAGGCGGTGGGCCTGCGCGCCAACGAGAAGTACAGCGCCTCGCGGGTGGCCGAGCACCAGCGCGACCATTCGCTGTACGTCGCCTTCGCGCCCGTGGCCGAGCCGGAGGTGGCGCTGGCCGTCATCGTCGAGAACGCCGGCTGGGGCAGCGGCGCGGCGGCGCCGATCGCGCGCCGGGTGCTGGACTACCTGCTGCTCGGCCTGTACCCCAGCGAGGAGGACATCGCCCTGCTGCGCGAGGGCAAGGCCGGCGCCCCGGTGGGCACGCCGCGCAAGGCCGCCGACGTGCCGTTGCCGGGCCAGACGGTGGTGCCGCCCGCCACCGGTCCGGGCCTGCCCGCGGTGGCCGCTGCGCAGACGCGCGGCGGGCCGGTGGCGCTGGCCGGCGCTGTGGAAGGGGCGGTGCGATGA